In Archangium violaceum, the following are encoded in one genomic region:
- a CDS encoding endonuclease V, with the protein MLACLDVDYRPEVTVAACVLFRDWGDATEASHLVERGPPAAPYEPGQFYRRELPHLVKVLAAVPEPLEAVVIDGYVWLGEERPGLGAHLYEALGRRLPVIGVAKTAFHAHVAVPVLRGESRRPLFVTAVGMEARTAAEHVRRMHGASRIPTLLGRVDRLCRDS; encoded by the coding sequence ATGTTGGCCTGTCTGGACGTGGATTACCGACCCGAGGTCACCGTGGCCGCCTGTGTGCTCTTCCGGGACTGGGGGGATGCCACCGAGGCCTCGCACCTGGTGGAGCGAGGCCCTCCCGCCGCGCCCTATGAGCCCGGGCAGTTCTACCGCCGCGAGCTGCCCCACCTGGTGAAAGTGCTCGCCGCCGTGCCGGAGCCGCTCGAGGCCGTGGTCATCGACGGGTACGTGTGGCTCGGCGAGGAGCGGCCCGGGCTCGGCGCCCACCTGTACGAGGCGCTCGGGCGGCGCCTGCCCGTCATCGGCGTGGCGAAGACGGCGTTCCACGCCCATGTGGCGGTGCCGGTGCTGCGCGGAGAGAGCCGGCGCCCGTTGTTCGTCACGGCGGTGGGGATGGAGGCCCGCACCGCCGCCGAGCACGTCCGGCGGATGCACGGAGCCTCGCGCATCCCCACGCTGTTGGGCCGGGTGGACCGGCTGTGCCGAGACTCCTGA